The region CGGAATAGCTGTAACCCAATCTATTCTTGATACTCTAATTTCTCACGGTGCAAGGCCTGCTGAACCGGGTGAATTTACGAGAAGAGCTTTTCTTAATGGAAAAATTGATTTGACAAAAGCAGAGGCTGTAAAGCAAATTATAGAAGCTTCTTCACGCAAAACAGTTAAACTTGTTGCCGCAAATCTTGCAGGAAGGCTATCCGAAATTGTTCATAAATTGAGAGAAACATTGCTTGGAACACTTGCAAAAATAGAGGTAGAGTTTGATTACCCAGACGAAATCCTGACAGATCCCTATTTGATAGAAAAGGAACTAAACGATGCTATTTTGCAAATTGAGGAAATTCTCAAAAACGCTCAGAACAGACTTATTTTATCATCCGGTATTAAAGTAGTAATTATTGGAAAACCGAATGTTGGAAAATCTACCTTGCTGAACACTTTAGTAAAAGAGGAACGGGCTATAGTAACAGACATACCCGGAACAACGAGAGACTTAATAGAAGTTCCGTTGATGATAAATGGAATTTCCTTCACTTTGATTGACACTGCTGGTATAAGACATTCTCATGATGAAGTCGAAAAAATAGGTGTCGAAAGGGCTATAAAAGCTGCTGATGAAGGGAATTTAATCCTTTTTGTCCTTGATGCAACCACACCGGTAGACGAAAACGACAAAAAAATACTGAGCCTTATAAAAGAAAAGAAGTACATAGTTGTTATAAATAAAATCGATGCAACAGATTTAATAGATCGAGAAGAACTAAAAAAAATCTTGGGAACTAACACACATGTATTGACCATCTCAGCTTTAAAAAAGGAAGGTATACAGCGTTTAGAGGAAGAAATAATAAAATCTGTGAAGGATCTTATTCAACAAACCGATGGGTACATAACCACCCAAAGGCAATATGAATACCTCGCAAGTTGTAGAAAAGAATTATCAGATTCAATAGAAGCATTCAAAAAAAAGCTGCCTCTGGATATAGTTGCTCAAAAAGTTAAAGAGGCTTTGGGCAGTATTGATAAGCTACTTGGGACAGATTATACAGACGATCTGCTTGATAGGATATTCAAAGATTTTTGTGTGGGAAAATAAAAGGGGGCAGTCAAAGCCCCCCACACTCTCTCATTTAACCTTCTCTTTGA is a window of Pseudothermotoga elfii DSM 9442 = NBRC 107921 DNA encoding:
- the mnmE gene encoding tRNA uridine-5-carboxymethylaminomethyl(34) synthesis GTPase MnmE, giving the protein MPDTIVAISTPIGTGAISVIRMSGSKSWQICQNVLLRKTKIEPRKAFHNYVKDSDGTILDEVMVIFYKSPNSYTGEDMIEIMCHGGIAVTQSILDTLISHGARPAEPGEFTRRAFLNGKIDLTKAEAVKQIIEASSRKTVKLVAANLAGRLSEIVHKLRETLLGTLAKIEVEFDYPDEILTDPYLIEKELNDAILQIEEILKNAQNRLILSSGIKVVIIGKPNVGKSTLLNTLVKEERAIVTDIPGTTRDLIEVPLMINGISFTLIDTAGIRHSHDEVEKIGVERAIKAADEGNLILFVLDATTPVDENDKKILSLIKEKKYIVVINKIDATDLIDREELKKILGTNTHVLTISALKKEGIQRLEEEIIKSVKDLIQQTDGYITTQRQYEYLASCRKELSDSIEAFKKKLPLDIVAQKVKEALGSIDKLLGTDYTDDLLDRIFKDFCVGK